In one window of Haemorhous mexicanus isolate bHaeMex1 chromosome 31, bHaeMex1.pri, whole genome shotgun sequence DNA:
- the LOC132340165 gene encoding trichohyalin-like isoform X2, with product MSPFLDSIATIVGVFQQHARGDGDGSGLSRRRMRELIQREFADSLVKPHDPQTIEKILQFLEWDGDGDIDFNEFLLLVFRVAKCCFWFQPRAPFLVQRTKIPTGGKSLREPEFRSRGNRRQLQEEEEERQTWERNGEAELQGDLRVREVEISEETRRDQQEHRTRSRTDAEPRRELIPREHRERSQEPCEQRESRRRRQPPEPDRREGERRDREGLREEELADVRTGRQRREPQPQLDRWSRQEPGGDERTQWPRGADGEGDNRPREPELLREERSRHRRRELEQRELEGRSCRAAELECPESRRPHQSYLEEPLEIDLGECGRAEPEERGYGRRTKQERELESEEREREIREEQEREERDDPRRKRRMRERRVNQERELEVEVSERRAREREEEVAIIGRRETREGRERDIREAEIDARREQEVHDRRREISVAAAEADDRVRREIREQGEELRRRERPSEREEDRRICPRRDREEPLRERRIDRERELEVGISERRAREREERQEREIREIGDDGRRQRETLRYERDREISVAAAEADVRVRREIREPREELRRRERPSEREEEERRISRVREREEALRERRIDRQRELEVEGSERRTREREEEVAAIGRREIRERREREIREIGDDGRRQRETLRYERDREISVAAAEADVKGRREIQEPQEELRRRERPSEREEEAEPERRISRVREREEALRERGLDQQRKLEVVERRAWEREEEVAAIGQRETRERREQDIREAEIDARREQEVHDRRREISVAAAEADVKGRREIREREPREELRRRERPSEREEEERRISRVREREETVRERRINHEQELEVEGSERRTREREEEVAAIGRREIRERREREIREIGDDGRRQRETLRYERDREISVAAAEADIKGRREIREPREELRRRERPSEREEEERRISQVREREEALRERRIDRQRELEVSERRAREREEEVAARNLRETRERREREIREAEIAARREQEVHDRRREISVAAAEADVKGHREIREREPREELRRRERPSEREEEERRISRVREREEALRERRIDRQRELEVEGSERRAREREEEVARVDRREIRERREREIREIGDDGRRQRETLRYERDREISVAAAEADVRVRREIREPREELRRRERPSEREEEAEPERRISRVREREEALRERRIDRQRELELEVSERRSRQTQDREAEVTVADQREAREEIRLEVLEEEDEEELEQGQCRYQTLDVDTGDLCPPGQEAPVSDLRVRYRPADPDVRPEVRLLPEPVEPQTVAYLVHVIQNLEDPKAATYEIVCHQPGQQGQPVRVRTCSVSPRPPSDCRGRPEAPPSKCPQENPEGLDEPRERSGKEVKDGALRDSAEAEAVKGERVKSKEIRRRPEIPEVEQDQPQGEEPQKVPREPGSGCQRREREDSEAKSGIPPECRDPERREPAEPRREGIQEGEEAPEEEPSKRSRRESGNSQVSREGGTKQGQEPPQEAPSRPRDESKTS from the exons ATGTCCCCGTTCTTGGACAGCATCGCCACCATCGTCGGCGTCTTCCAGCAGCACGCCCGGGGAGATGGGGACGGCTCCGGGCTCAGCCGCAGGAGGATGAGGGAGCTCATCCAGAGGGAATTCGCAGATTCCCTGGTG aagcCACACGACCCTCAGACCATCGAGAAGATCCTGCAGTTCCTGGAGTGGGATGGGGACGGGGACATCGATTTTAACGAGTTCCTCCTCCTGGTGTTCCGGGTGGCCAAGTGCTGCTTCTGGTTCCAGCCGAGGGCCCCGTTCCTGGTGCAGAGGACAAAGATCCCGACCGGCGGAAAATCCCTGCGGGAGCCGGAattcaggagcagagggaaccgccggcagctccaggaggaggaggaggaacgACAAACCTGGGAGAGGAATGGTGAAGCTGAGCTGCAAGGAGACCTCAGGGTCAGGGAGGTGGAAATCTCGGAGGAAACGAGGAGGGATCAGCAGGAACATCGCACGCGGAGCAGGACGGACGCGGAACCACGCAGGGAGCTGATCCCTCGGGAACACCGGGAACGGAGCCAGGAGCCGTGCGAGCAGCGGGAGAGCCGGAGAAGGCGGCAGCCCCCGGAGCCAGACAGacgggagggagagaggagagaccGGGAGGGGCTCCGGGAGGAAGAACTGGCAGACGTGAGGACAGGCAGGCAACGCCGAGAACCCCAACCACAGCTGGACAGGTGGAGCCGCCAGGAGCCAGGGGGTGATGAAAGAACCCAGTGGCCACGAGGAGCAGATGGAGAAGGTGACAATCGGCCACGGGAACCCGAATTGCTCCGGGAAGAGAGGAGCCGCCACCGCCGGCGTGAGCTGGAACAAAGagagctggaagggagaagCTGCCGGGCGGCTGAGCTGGAATGTCCAGAGTCCAGGCGGCCACATCAGTCGTACCTGGAGGAACCGTTAGAGATCGACCTCGGGGAatgtgggagagcagagccagaggaacGCGGCTACGGACGGAGAACAAAGCAGGAACGGGAGCTGGAAtctgaggaaagggaaagggagatcCGAGAGGAGcaagagagggaagaaagagaTGACCCCAGAAGAAAACGGAGAATGAGAGAGAGGAGGGTGAATCAAGAACGGGAGCTGGAGGTGGAGGTGTCCGAGCGCCGGGCAcgggaaagggaggaagaagtGGCCATCATTGGCCGGAGAGAGACACGGGAGGGACGAGAGCGAGACATCCGTGAGGCTGAAATAGATGCAAGGAGAGAACAAGAAGTGCATGACAGGAGAagagagatctcagtggcagcagcagaagccgATGACAGAGTGCGCCGTGAGATCCGGGAACAAGGTGAGGAGCTGAGAAGGAGAGAACGTCCCTCTGAGCGTGAGGAAGACAGAAGAATTTGCCCCAGAAGAGACAGGGAAGAGCCCCTGAGGGAGAGGAGAATCGACCGTGAACgggagctggaggtgggaaTCTCTGAGCGCCGGGCACGGGAAAGGGAGGAGAGACAAGAGCGAGAAATTCGTGAGATTGGAGATGATGGAAGGAGACAGAGAGAAACTCTGAGGTACGAAAGGGACagagagatctcagtggcagcagctgaagccGATGTCAGAGTGCGTCGTGAGATCCGGGAACCACGAGAGGAGCTGAGAAGGAGAGAACGTCCCTCTGAGcgtgaggaggaagagaggagaatcTCCCGGgtcagagagagggaagaagcCCTGAGGGAGAGGAGAATCGATCGGCAACGGGAGCTGGAGGTGGAGGGCTCTGAGCGCCGgacaagggaaagggaggaagaagtGGCTGCCATTGGACGGAGGGAGATACGGGAGAGACGAGAGCGAGAAATTCGTGAGATTGGAGATGATGGCAGGAGACAGAGAGAAACTCTGAGGTACGAAAGGGACagagagatctcagtggcagcagcagaagccgACGTCAAAGGGCGCCGTGAGATCCAGGAACCACAAGAGGAGCTGAGAAGGAGAGAACGTCCCTCTGAGCGTGAGGAGGAAGCAGAACCAGAGAGGAGAATTTCCCGGGtcagagagagggaagaggcCCTGAGGGAAAGAGGCCTTGATCAGCAACGGAAGCTGGAGGTGGTTGAGCGCCGGGCatgggaaagggaggaagaagtGGCTGCCATTGGCCAGAGAGAGACACGGGAGAGACGAGAGCAAGACATCCGTGAGGCTGAAATAGATGCAAGGAGAGAACAAGAAGTGCATGACAGGAGAagagagatctcagtggcagcagctgaagccGATGTCAAAGGGCGCCGTGAGATCCGGGAACGGGAACCACGAGAGGAGCTGAGAAGGAGAGAACGTCCCTCTGAGcgtgaggaggaagagaggagaatcTCCAGGGtcagagagagggaagagacCGTGAGGGAGAGGAGAATAAACCATGaacaggagctggaggtggaGGGCTCTGAGCGTCGgacaagggaaagggaggaagaagtGGCTGCCATTGGACGGAGGGAGATACGGGAGAGACGAGAGCGAGAAATTCGTGAGATTGGAGATGATGGAAGGAGACAAAGAGAAACTCTGAGGTACGAAAGGGACagagagatctcagtggcagcCGCAGAAGCCGATATCAAAGGGCGCCGTGAGATCCGGGAACCACGAGAGGAGCTGAGAAGGAGAGAACGTCCCTCTGAGcgtgaggaggaagagaggagaatcTCCCAGGtcagagagagggaagaggcCCTGAGGGAGAGGAGAATCGATCGGCAACGGGAGCTGGAG GTCTCTGAGCGCCGGGCAcgggaaagggaggaggaagtGGCCGCCAGAAACCTGAGAGAGACACGGGAGAGACGAGAGCGAGAAATTCGTGAGGCTGAAATAGCTGCAAGGAGAGAACAAGAAGTGCATGACAGGAGAagagagatctcagtggcagcagcagaagccgATGTCAAAGGGCACCGTGAGATCCGGGAACGGGAACCACGAGAGGAGCTGAGAAGGAGAGAACGTCCCTCTGAGcgtgaggaggaagagaggagaatcTCCCGGgtcagagagagggaagaagcCCTGAGGGAGAGGAGAATCGATCGTCAGCGGGAGCTGGAGGTGGAGGGCTCTGAGCGCCGGGCAcgggaaagggaggaagaagtAGCCAGAGTTGACCGGAGGGAGATACGGGAGAGACGAGAGCGAGAAATTCGTGAGATTGGAGATGATGGCAGGAGACAGAGAGAAACTCTGAGGTACGAAAGGGACagagagatctcagtggcagcagctgaagccGATGTCAGAGTGCGCCGTGAGATCCGGGAACCACGAGAGGAGCTGAGAAGGAGAGAACGTCCCTCTGAGCGTGAGGAGGAAGCAGAACCAGAGAGGAGAATCTCCCGGGtcagagagagggaagaggcCCTGAGGGAGAGGAGAATCGATCGGCAacgggagctggagctggaggtcTCTGAGCGCCGCAGCCGCCAGACTCAGGACAGGGAGGCAGAAGTGACCGTCGCTGATCAGAGGGAGGCCCGTGAGGAGATCAGGCTGGAGgtcctggaggaagaagatgaggaggagctggagcagggccagtGCCGGTACCAGACCCTGGACGTGGACACCGGCGATCTCTGCCCCCCGGGACAGGAGGCGCCCGTCAGTGACCTCAGGGTCCGGTACCGCCCCGCTGACCCCGATGTCCGGCCCGAGGTCCGGCTGCTCCCCGAGCCTGTGGAGCCTCAGACCGTCGCCTACTTGGTGCACGTGATCCAGAACCTGGAGGACCCCAAGGCCGCCACCTACGAGATCGTGTGCCACCAGCccggccagcagggccagcccgtGCGCGTCCGGACCTGCTCCGTGTCCCCGCGGCCACCGAGTGACTGCAGGGGCCGTCCCGAGGCGCCGCCGTCCAAATGCCCCCAGGAAAACCCCGAGGGTCTGGATGAGCCCCGGGAAAGATCCGGAAAAGAAGTGAAGGACGGAGCCCTCCGGGATTCCGCCGAGGCGGAGGCTGTGAAAGGCGAGCGGGTGAAATCCAAGGAGATCCGGAGGCGCCCCGAGATCCCTGAGGTGGAGCAGGATCAGCCCCAGGGTGAGGAACCCCAGAAGGTCCCACGGGAGCCCGGATCCGGCTGCCAGCGGAGAGAGCGCGAGGACAGCGAGGCCAAGAGCGGCATCCCCCCGGAATGTCGGGATCCGGAGCGGAGAGAGCCCGCAGAGCCCCGCAGAGAGGGAATccaggagggtgaggaggcTCCTGAGGAGGAACCCAGCAAGAGGAGCCGCCGGGAATCCGGCAATTCCCAGGTTTCTCGGGAAGGTGGCAccaagcagggccaggagcccccGCAGGAGGCCCCGAGCCGCCCCAGGGATGAATCCAAGACATCCTGA
- the LOC132340165 gene encoding trichohyalin-like isoform X1 gives MSPFLDSIATIVGVFQQHARGDGDGSGLSRRRMRELIQREFADSLVKPHDPQTIEKILQFLEWDGDGDIDFNEFLLLVFRVAKCCFWFQPRAPFLVQRTKIPTGGKSLREPEFRSRGNRRQLQEEEEERQTWERNGEAELQGDLRVREVEISEETRRDQQEHRTRSRTDAEPRRELIPREHRERSQEPCEQRESRRRRQPPEPDRREGERRDREGLREEELADVRTGRQRREPQPQLDRWSRQEPGGDERTQWPRGADGEGDNRPREPELLREERSRHRRRELEQRELEGRSCRAAELECPESRRPHQSYLEEPLEIDLGECGRAEPEERGYGRRTKQERELESEEREREIREEQEREERDDPRRKRRMRERRVNQERELEVEVSERRAREREEEVAIIGRRETREGRERDIREAEIDARREQEVHDRRREISVAAAEADDRVRREIREQGEELRRRERPSEREEDRRICPRRDREEPLRERRIDRERELEVGISERRAREREERQEREIREIGDDGRRQRETLRYERDREISVAAAEADVRVRREIREPREELRRRERPSEREEEERRISRVREREEALRERRIDRQRELEVEGSERRTREREEEVAAIGRREIRERREREIREIGDDGRRQRETLRYERDREISVAAAEADVKGRREIQEPQEELRRRERPSEREEEAEPERRISRVREREEALRERGLDQQRKLEVVERRAWEREEEVAAIGQRETRERREQDIREAEIDARREQEVHDRRREISVAAAEADVKGRREIREREPREELRRRERPSEREEEERRISRVREREETVRERRINHEQELEVEGSERRTREREEEVAAIGRREIRERREREIREIGDDGRRQRETLRYERDREISVAAAEADIKGRREIREPREELRRRERPSEREEEERRISQVREREEALRERRIDRQRELEVEGSERRAREREEEVARVGRREIRERREREIREIGDDGRRQRETLRYERDREISVAAAEANVKGRREIREREPREELRRRERPSEREEDRRICPRRDGEEPLRERRIDRERELEVGISERRAREREERQEREIREIGDDGRRQRETLRYERDREISVAAAEADVRVRREIQEREPREELRRRERPSEREEEAEPERRISRVRESEEALRERRIDRQRDLEVSERRAREREEEVAAIGRRETRERREREIREIGDDRRRQRETLRYERDREISVAAAEADVRVHREIREQGEELRRRERPSEREEEAEPERRISRVRESEEALRERRIDRQRDLELEVSERRAREREEEVAARNLRETRERREREIREAEIAARREQEVHDRRREISVAAAEADVKGHREIREREPREELRRRERPSEREEEERRISRVREREEALRERRIDRQRELEVEGSERRAREREEEVARVDRREIRERREREIREIGDDGRRQRETLRYERDREISVAAAEADVRVRREIREPREELRRRERPSEREEEAEPERRISRVREREEALRERRIDRQRELELEVSERRSRQTQDREAEVTVADQREAREEIRLEVLEEEDEEELEQGQCRYQTLDVDTGDLCPPGQEAPVSDLRVRYRPADPDVRPEVRLLPEPVEPQTVAYLVHVIQNLEDPKAATYEIVCHQPGQQGQPVRVRTCSVSPRPPSDCRGRPEAPPSKCPQENPEGLDEPRERSGKEVKDGALRDSAEAEAVKGERVKSKEIRRRPEIPEVEQDQPQGEEPQKVPREPGSGCQRREREDSEAKSGIPPECRDPERREPAEPRREGIQEGEEAPEEEPSKRSRRESGNSQVSREGGTKQGQEPPQEAPSRPRDESKTS, from the exons ATGTCCCCGTTCTTGGACAGCATCGCCACCATCGTCGGCGTCTTCCAGCAGCACGCCCGGGGAGATGGGGACGGCTCCGGGCTCAGCCGCAGGAGGATGAGGGAGCTCATCCAGAGGGAATTCGCAGATTCCCTGGTG aagcCACACGACCCTCAGACCATCGAGAAGATCCTGCAGTTCCTGGAGTGGGATGGGGACGGGGACATCGATTTTAACGAGTTCCTCCTCCTGGTGTTCCGGGTGGCCAAGTGCTGCTTCTGGTTCCAGCCGAGGGCCCCGTTCCTGGTGCAGAGGACAAAGATCCCGACCGGCGGAAAATCCCTGCGGGAGCCGGAattcaggagcagagggaaccgccggcagctccaggaggaggaggaggaacgACAAACCTGGGAGAGGAATGGTGAAGCTGAGCTGCAAGGAGACCTCAGGGTCAGGGAGGTGGAAATCTCGGAGGAAACGAGGAGGGATCAGCAGGAACATCGCACGCGGAGCAGGACGGACGCGGAACCACGCAGGGAGCTGATCCCTCGGGAACACCGGGAACGGAGCCAGGAGCCGTGCGAGCAGCGGGAGAGCCGGAGAAGGCGGCAGCCCCCGGAGCCAGACAGacgggagggagagaggagagaccGGGAGGGGCTCCGGGAGGAAGAACTGGCAGACGTGAGGACAGGCAGGCAACGCCGAGAACCCCAACCACAGCTGGACAGGTGGAGCCGCCAGGAGCCAGGGGGTGATGAAAGAACCCAGTGGCCACGAGGAGCAGATGGAGAAGGTGACAATCGGCCACGGGAACCCGAATTGCTCCGGGAAGAGAGGAGCCGCCACCGCCGGCGTGAGCTGGAACAAAGagagctggaagggagaagCTGCCGGGCGGCTGAGCTGGAATGTCCAGAGTCCAGGCGGCCACATCAGTCGTACCTGGAGGAACCGTTAGAGATCGACCTCGGGGAatgtgggagagcagagccagaggaacGCGGCTACGGACGGAGAACAAAGCAGGAACGGGAGCTGGAAtctgaggaaagggaaagggagatcCGAGAGGAGcaagagagggaagaaagagaTGACCCCAGAAGAAAACGGAGAATGAGAGAGAGGAGGGTGAATCAAGAACGGGAGCTGGAGGTGGAGGTGTCCGAGCGCCGGGCAcgggaaagggaggaagaagtGGCCATCATTGGCCGGAGAGAGACACGGGAGGGACGAGAGCGAGACATCCGTGAGGCTGAAATAGATGCAAGGAGAGAACAAGAAGTGCATGACAGGAGAagagagatctcagtggcagcagcagaagccgATGACAGAGTGCGCCGTGAGATCCGGGAACAAGGTGAGGAGCTGAGAAGGAGAGAACGTCCCTCTGAGCGTGAGGAAGACAGAAGAATTTGCCCCAGAAGAGACAGGGAAGAGCCCCTGAGGGAGAGGAGAATCGACCGTGAACgggagctggaggtgggaaTCTCTGAGCGCCGGGCACGGGAAAGGGAGGAGAGACAAGAGCGAGAAATTCGTGAGATTGGAGATGATGGAAGGAGACAGAGAGAAACTCTGAGGTACGAAAGGGACagagagatctcagtggcagcagctgaagccGATGTCAGAGTGCGTCGTGAGATCCGGGAACCACGAGAGGAGCTGAGAAGGAGAGAACGTCCCTCTGAGcgtgaggaggaagagaggagaatcTCCCGGgtcagagagagggaagaagcCCTGAGGGAGAGGAGAATCGATCGGCAACGGGAGCTGGAGGTGGAGGGCTCTGAGCGCCGgacaagggaaagggaggaagaagtGGCTGCCATTGGACGGAGGGAGATACGGGAGAGACGAGAGCGAGAAATTCGTGAGATTGGAGATGATGGCAGGAGACAGAGAGAAACTCTGAGGTACGAAAGGGACagagagatctcagtggcagcagcagaagccgACGTCAAAGGGCGCCGTGAGATCCAGGAACCACAAGAGGAGCTGAGAAGGAGAGAACGTCCCTCTGAGCGTGAGGAGGAAGCAGAACCAGAGAGGAGAATTTCCCGGGtcagagagagggaagaggcCCTGAGGGAAAGAGGCCTTGATCAGCAACGGAAGCTGGAGGTGGTTGAGCGCCGGGCatgggaaagggaggaagaagtGGCTGCCATTGGCCAGAGAGAGACACGGGAGAGACGAGAGCAAGACATCCGTGAGGCTGAAATAGATGCAAGGAGAGAACAAGAAGTGCATGACAGGAGAagagagatctcagtggcagcagctgaagccGATGTCAAAGGGCGCCGTGAGATCCGGGAACGGGAACCACGAGAGGAGCTGAGAAGGAGAGAACGTCCCTCTGAGcgtgaggaggaagagaggagaatcTCCAGGGtcagagagagggaagagacCGTGAGGGAGAGGAGAATAAACCATGaacaggagctggaggtggaGGGCTCTGAGCGTCGgacaagggaaagggaggaagaagtGGCTGCCATTGGACGGAGGGAGATACGGGAGAGACGAGAGCGAGAAATTCGTGAGATTGGAGATGATGGAAGGAGACAAAGAGAAACTCTGAGGTACGAAAGGGACagagagatctcagtggcagcCGCAGAAGCCGATATCAAAGGGCGCCGTGAGATCCGGGAACCACGAGAGGAGCTGAGAAGGAGAGAACGTCCCTCTGAGcgtgaggaggaagagaggagaatcTCCCAGGtcagagagagggaagaggcCCTGAGGGAGAGGAGAATCGATCGGCAACGGGAGCTGGAGGTGGAGGGCTCTGAGCGTCGGGCAcgggaaagggaggaagaagtGGCCAGAGTTGGCCGGAGGGAGATACGGGAGAGACGAGAGCGAGAAATTCGTGAGATTGGAGATGATGGAAGGAGACAGAGAGAAACTCTGAGGTACGAAAGGGACagagagatctcagtggcagcagcagaagccaatGTCAAAGGGCGCCGTGAG ATCCGGGAACGGGAACCACGAGAGGAGCTGAGAAGGAGAGAACGTCCCTCTGAGCGTGAGGAAGACAGAAGAATTTGCCCCAGAAGAGACGGGGAAGAGCCCCTGAGGGAGAGGAGAATCGACCGTGAACgggagctggaggtgggaaTCTCTGAGCGCCGGGCACGGGAAAGGGAGGAGAGACAAGAGCGAGAAATTCGTGAGATTGGAGATGATGGAAGGAGACAGAGAGAAACTCTGAGGTACGAAAGGGACagagagatctcagtggcagcCGCAGAAGCCGATGTCAGAGTGCGCCGTGAGATCCAGGAACGGGAACCACGAGAGGAGCTGAGAAGGAGAGAACGTCCCTCTGAGCGTGAGGAGGAAGCAGAACCAGAGAGGAGAATTTCCCGGGTCAGAGAGAGCGAAGAGGCCCTGAGGGAGAGGAGAATAGATCGGCAACGGGACCTGGAGGTGTCTGAGCGCCGGGCAcgggaaagggaggaagaagtGGCTGCCATTGGACGGAGAGAGACACGGGAGAGACGAGAGCGAGAAATTCGTGAGATTGGAGATGATAGAAGGAGACAGAGGGAAACTCTGAGGTACGAAAGGGACagagagatctcagtggcagcagctgaagccGATGTCAGAGTGCACCGTGAGATCCGGGAACAAGGTGAGGAGCTGAGAAGGAGAGAACGTCCCTCTGAGCGTGAGGAGGAAGCAGAACCAGAGAGGAGAATTTCCCGGGTCAGAGAGAGCGAAGAGGCCCTGAGAGAGAGGAGAATCGATCGGCAACGGGACCTGGAGCTGGAGGTCTCTGAGCGCCGGGCAcgggaaagggaggaggaagtGGCCGCCAGAAACCTGAGAGAGACACGGGAGAGACGAGAGCGAGAAATTCGTGAGGCTGAAATAGCTGCAAGGAGAGAACAAGAAGTGCATGACAGGAGAagagagatctcagtggcagcagcagaagccgATGTCAAAGGGCACCGTGAGATCCGGGAACGGGAACCACGAGAGGAGCTGAGAAGGAGAGAACGTCCCTCTGAGcgtgaggaggaagagaggagaatcTCCCGGgtcagagagagggaagaagcCCTGAGGGAGAGGAGAATCGATCGTCAGCGGGAGCTGGAGGTGGAGGGCTCTGAGCGCCGGGCAcgggaaagggaggaagaagtAGCCAGAGTTGACCGGAGGGAGATACGGGAGAGACGAGAGCGAGAAATTCGTGAGATTGGAGATGATGGCAGGAGACAGAGAGAAACTCTGAGGTACGAAAGGGACagagagatctcagtggcagcagctgaagccGATGTCAGAGTGCGCCGTGAGATCCGGGAACCACGAGAGGAGCTGAGAAGGAGAGAACGTCCCTCTGAGCGTGAGGAGGAAGCAGAACCAGAGAGGAGAATCTCCCGGGtcagagagagggaagaggcCCTGAGGGAGAGGAGAATCGATCGGCAacgggagctggagctggaggtcTCTGAGCGCCGCAGCCGCCAGACTCAGGACAGGGAGGCAGAAGTGACCGTCGCTGATCAGAGGGAGGCCCGTGAGGAGATCAGGCTGGAGgtcctggaggaagaagatgaggaggagctggagcagggccagtGCCGGTACCAGACCCTGGACGTGGACACCGGCGATCTCTGCCCCCCGGGACAGGAGGCGCCCGTCAGTGACCTCAGGGTCCGGTACCGCCCCGCTGACCCCGATGTCCGGCCCGAGGTCCGGCTGCTCCCCGAGCCTGTGGAGCCTCAGACCGTCGCCTACTTGGTGCACGTGATCCAGAACCTGGAGGACCCCAAGGCCGCCACCTACGAGATCGTGTGCCACCAGCccggccagcagggccagcccgtGCGCGTCCGGACCTGCTCCGTGTCCCCGCGGCCACCGAGTGACTGCAGGGGCCGTCCCGAGGCGCCGCCGTCCAAATGCCCCCAGGAAAACCCCGAGGGTCTGGATGAGCCCCGGGAAAGATCCGGAAAAGAAGTGAAGGACGGAGCCCTCCGGGATTCCGCCGAGGCGGAGGCTGTGAAAGGCGAGCGGGTGAAATCCAAGGAGATCCGGAGGCGCCCCGAGATCCCTGAGGTGGAGCAGGATCAGCCCCAGGGTGAGGAACCCCAGAAGGTCCCACGGGAGCCCGGATCCGGCTGCCAGCGGAGAGAGCGCGAGGACAGCGAGGCCAAGAGCGGCATCCCCCCGGAATGTCGGGATCCGGAGCGGAGAGAGCCCGCAGAGCCCCGCAGAGAGGGAATccaggagggtgaggaggcTCCTGAGGAGGAACCCAGCAAGAGGAGCCGCCGGGAATCCGGCAATTCCCAGGTTTCTCGGGAAGGTGGCAccaagcagggccaggagcccccGCAGGAGGCCCCGAGCCGCCCCAGGGATGAATCCAAGACATCCTGA